The following are encoded together in the Bacillus sp. (in: firmicutes) genome:
- the hutU gene encoding urocanate hydratase, whose protein sequence is MEQMKRVIRAKKGLELECKGWEQEAALRMLYNNLDPEVAEKPEDLIVYGGIGKAARNWEAFDAIVDTLRKLENDETMLIQSGKPVGVFKTHPHAPRVLLSNSVLVPKWATWEHFHELDKKGLIMYGQMTAGSWIYIGTQGILQGTYETFAAVAKKHFNGTLKGTITLTAGLGGMGGAQPLAVTMNDGVVIAVDVDPDRIQKRLDTKYLDCMTTSLEEALMMAQEAKQQGKALSIGLVGNAATVHHEILQKGFPIDIVTDQTSAHDSLNGYVPEGMTLEEAAALRKERPEEYIARSKASMAKHVEAMLAFQKNGAIVFDYGNNIRQVAKDEGVEDAFAFAGFVPAYIRPLFCEGKGPFRWVALSGDPEDIYRTDALIKELFPENEALIRWIDMAQKKVAFQGLPARICWLGYGERVKMGLAINELVKKGELKAPIVIGRDHLDCGSVASPNRETEGMKDGSDAVGDWAILNALINTAAGGSWISVHHGGGVGMGYSLHAGMVVVADGTDLARERLERVLTTDPGMGVIRHVDAGYEKAKQVAKEKGIYIPMDKGGTA, encoded by the coding sequence ATGGAACAAATGAAACGTGTAATTCGCGCAAAAAAAGGGTTGGAACTAGAGTGTAAAGGCTGGGAACAAGAGGCGGCTCTTCGCATGTTGTACAACAACTTAGACCCAGAAGTCGCGGAAAAACCGGAAGACTTAATTGTGTACGGTGGAATCGGTAAAGCGGCGCGAAATTGGGAAGCGTTTGATGCGATTGTCGATACGTTACGTAAGTTAGAAAACGATGAAACGATGCTCATTCAGTCCGGGAAGCCCGTCGGAGTATTTAAAACGCATCCACACGCTCCACGCGTGTTATTATCGAATTCCGTGCTCGTTCCGAAATGGGCGACATGGGAGCATTTCCATGAACTCGACAAAAAAGGTCTTATCATGTACGGCCAAATGACCGCTGGTAGCTGGATTTACATCGGTACACAAGGCATTTTACAAGGAACGTACGAAACGTTTGCAGCTGTGGCAAAAAAGCATTTTAATGGCACGCTCAAAGGAACGATTACACTGACTGCCGGACTCGGTGGAATGGGTGGAGCTCAGCCGCTCGCGGTAACGATGAATGATGGCGTTGTCATTGCGGTTGATGTTGATCCAGACCGGATTCAAAAACGCCTTGATACGAAATATTTAGACTGTATGACGACTTCATTAGAAGAAGCGTTAATGATGGCGCAAGAAGCAAAACAACAAGGAAAAGCGCTATCCATTGGGTTAGTTGGAAATGCAGCGACAGTTCACCATGAAATTTTACAAAAAGGGTTTCCGATTGACATCGTTACAGACCAAACGTCTGCCCATGATTCGTTAAATGGATATGTACCAGAAGGAATGACGTTAGAAGAAGCGGCGGCGTTACGAAAAGAACGTCCAGAAGAATATATCGCCCGTTCGAAAGCGTCTATGGCCAAACATGTTGAAGCGATGCTTGCCTTCCAAAAAAATGGGGCAATTGTGTTTGACTACGGAAACAACATCCGACAAGTCGCCAAAGACGAAGGGGTAGAAGATGCCTTTGCGTTCGCAGGCTTCGTTCCTGCGTACATTCGTCCATTGTTTTGCGAAGGAAAAGGACCGTTTCGTTGGGTAGCCTTATCAGGAGATCCAGAAGACATCTATCGGACCGACGCTCTAATTAAAGAACTGTTCCCAGAAAACGAAGCGCTCATCCGCTGGATTGATATGGCGCAAAAGAAAGTCGCGTTCCAAGGACTACCAGCTCGTATTTGCTGGTTAGGCTACGGCGAACGGGTGAAAATGGGGCTTGCGATAAATGAACTTGTGAAAAAAGGCGAATTAAAAGCACCGATTGTTATTGGTCGTGACCATTTAGATTGTGGATCGGTAGCCTCACCGAACCGAGAAACAGAAGGGATGAAAGATGGCAGTGATGCCGTAGGTGATTGGGCGATATTAAATGCACTCATTAATACAGCAGCTGGCGGTTCATGGATTTCAGTGCATCACGGCGGCGGCGTTGGGATGGGTTATTCGTTACATGCTGGTATGGTGGTTGTTGCAGATGGAACAGACCTGGCTCGCGAGCGTCTCGAACGCGTATTAACCACCGACCCTGGCATGGGGGTTATTCGTCACGTCGATGCTGGTTACGAAAAAGCGAAGCAAGTGGCGAAAGAAAAAGGCATCTACATTCCGATGGACAAAGGAGGAACAGCATGA
- a CDS encoding imidazolonepropionase, with protein sequence MKLDLVIRNIGQLLTMAAGGPVKGKDMNQLSVETDMAIGVKDGNVVWIGKDTEVNDLQYDRFINANGKLVTPGLVDPHTHLVFGGSREHEMALKQQGVPYLDILKQGGGILSTVRATRQATEEELFEKGMFHLQRMMSYGITTVEAKSGYGLNEKTELKQLRVARRLNEHHPVDVVSTFLGAHAIPTEYKEDPDAFLEAMLAMLPDIKKQGLAEFVDIFCETGVFSVDQSRAFLQKAKEYGFDVKIHADEIDPLGGTELAVELGAISGDHLVGASHQGIHALASSHTIAVLLPGTSFYLGKESYAKARKMIEAGVAVALSTDFNPGSSPTENLQFIMSLAALKLKMTPEEIWHAVTVNAAYAINRGKVAGQIRIGRPADIVVWDAPNYQYVPYHYGVNHVNTVIKTGNVVYERGEGYVSSPVS encoded by the coding sequence ATGAAACTCGATCTTGTCATTCGTAACATTGGGCAGCTACTCACCATGGCAGCAGGCGGACCCGTTAAAGGAAAAGACATGAACCAGTTGTCGGTCGAAACTGATATGGCAATTGGGGTAAAAGACGGAAATGTCGTGTGGATCGGAAAAGATACGGAAGTGAACGATCTACAGTACGATCGATTCATTAATGCGAATGGAAAGCTTGTCACACCGGGACTGGTCGATCCGCATACACACCTTGTGTTCGGAGGTTCACGTGAACACGAAATGGCGTTAAAACAACAAGGGGTTCCTTATTTAGACATTTTAAAGCAAGGAGGCGGTATTTTATCGACCGTTCGAGCGACACGACAGGCAACCGAAGAGGAATTGTTCGAAAAAGGGATGTTTCACTTACAACGGATGATGTCATATGGCATCACGACGGTAGAAGCTAAAAGTGGGTACGGTCTGAATGAAAAGACTGAACTAAAACAGTTACGAGTAGCCCGTCGCTTAAACGAACATCATCCAGTCGACGTCGTGTCCACCTTTTTAGGAGCGCACGCCATCCCAACAGAATATAAAGAGGACCCGGATGCGTTTTTAGAAGCGATGCTCGCTATGCTTCCGGACATCAAAAAACAAGGTTTAGCCGAGTTTGTCGATATTTTTTGCGAAACCGGCGTATTCTCCGTGGATCAATCTCGCGCCTTTTTACAAAAAGCAAAAGAATACGGCTTTGACGTGAAAATTCATGCCGATGAAATTGATCCGCTCGGTGGGACCGAACTAGCGGTAGAACTTGGGGCGATTAGTGGAGACCACCTTGTTGGGGCATCCCATCAAGGGATCCACGCATTAGCGTCCTCTCATACGATTGCCGTTTTATTACCAGGTACGTCTTTTTACTTAGGAAAGGAAAGCTATGCGAAAGCCCGGAAAATGATCGAAGCTGGAGTCGCTGTGGCCTTGTCGACCGATTTTAATCCGGGAAGCTCACCGACGGAAAACTTGCAATTCATTATGTCGCTGGCAGCCTTGAAGCTGAAGATGACGCCGGAAGAAATTTGGCATGCGGTAACGGTCAACGCAGCGTACGCCATTAACCGGGGGAAAGTCGCGGGGCAAATTCGCATCGGTCGACCTGCTGATATCGTCGTATGGGATGCGCCGAACTATCAATATGTGCCTTACCATTATGGTGTCAATCATGTGAATACGGTTATTAAGACCGGAAACGTCGTGTACGAAAGGGGCGAAGGGTATGTCTCATCGCCTGTATCTTAA
- the hutG gene encoding formimidoylglutamase, producing the protein MSHRLYLKRAGTAIFQDRFVRKGKELFQGEASEAVVALVGAPLSKSSISHSGAAFAPNTIRQALQAFSTYAVDDDIDLWDERGWDAGDVEMHPTDIVTSQQRIYDTLVDLYKSHPETNWIVLGGDHSISYPSIHAFQQAYGTIGVIQFDAHHDLRNLQDGGPTNGTPFRSLLEKGALQGKHLIQIGIRNFMNGKSYTEFGQQQGVTIYTMKDVREQGVKELVSTSVEQLATTCDRIYVSVDMDVLDQAFAPGCPAIGPGGMDSESLIEAIELVAQHEKVKGMDIVEIDPTVDVRDMTSRMAAYLILTFWKGKKKIRT; encoded by the coding sequence ATGTCTCATCGCCTGTATCTTAAACGAGCAGGAACAGCCATTTTCCAAGACCGGTTTGTGAGAAAAGGAAAAGAGCTGTTTCAAGGAGAAGCGAGTGAAGCAGTGGTCGCACTGGTCGGGGCCCCGCTATCTAAGTCATCTATCAGCCATTCCGGGGCCGCATTTGCTCCAAATACGATTCGGCAAGCGTTGCAAGCCTTTAGTACGTATGCGGTGGACGATGACATTGACCTGTGGGACGAACGGGGGTGGGATGCTGGAGATGTAGAAATGCATCCGACTGACATCGTCACCTCCCAGCAACGAATTTATGATACATTAGTAGATTTATATAAAAGTCATCCTGAAACGAATTGGATTGTACTGGGTGGAGACCATTCGATTAGCTATCCATCGATTCATGCGTTCCAGCAAGCATACGGAACAATTGGGGTTATTCAATTTGACGCCCATCACGATTTACGCAACCTACAAGACGGCGGCCCGACGAACGGAACCCCGTTTCGAAGTTTACTAGAAAAGGGAGCACTGCAAGGAAAGCACCTCATTCAAATTGGTATCCGGAATTTTATGAACGGAAAAAGTTACACCGAATTCGGTCAGCAACAAGGGGTCACCATCTATACGATGAAAGACGTTCGCGAACAAGGCGTGAAGGAACTCGTTTCCACCAGTGTAGAACAATTAGCTACTACTTGTGACCGTATTTACGTATCCGTCGATATGGATGTCCTAGATCAAGCGTTTGCCCCTGGATGCCCGGCCATTGGCCCAGGCGGTATGGACTCCGAATCGTTAATTGAGGCGATCGAACTGGTCGCTCAACACGAAAAAGTAAAAGGGATGGACATCGTTGAAATTGACCCGACCGTTGATGTCCGCGACATGACGAGCCGAATGGCTGCTTACTTAATTTTGACGTTTTGGAAGGGGAAGAAAAAAATTCGTACGTAA
- a CDS encoding DUF421 domain-containing protein produces MKVMYLTIELMIGFFLLFIIVKLVGKKIINQITPFTFIASIVLGELLGNAVYDHQIGAFYIIYSMILWGGLLFIVEYLGQKFLAFRGIFEGKPSALIKNGKVDYEELKKNRMNINQLQSLLRQSETFSIREVAFCYLEANGSISILKKSKYQKTTQGDFNMSIKPVYVPVTLIRDGKVLWDELNDLGFNESWLKTQLKSQGISDYKDVFLAEWQEDDGLFVQTY; encoded by the coding sequence ATGAAAGTCATGTATCTAACCATTGAACTTATGATCGGGTTTTTCCTTCTTTTTATCATCGTCAAGTTGGTTGGAAAGAAAATCATTAATCAAATTACACCCTTCACTTTTATTGCCTCTATAGTACTGGGAGAATTACTAGGAAACGCAGTATACGACCATCAAATCGGTGCCTTTTATATTATTTACTCTATGATATTATGGGGCGGTTTACTTTTTATCGTCGAATATCTTGGACAGAAATTTCTAGCGTTTCGCGGCATATTTGAAGGAAAACCGTCTGCTCTTATTAAAAATGGAAAAGTTGATTATGAAGAATTGAAAAAGAATCGAATGAATATCAATCAGCTGCAAAGCTTACTTCGGCAAAGCGAAACCTTTTCTATTCGAGAAGTGGCCTTTTGTTATTTAGAAGCTAACGGCTCGATTAGCATTTTAAAAAAATCAAAATATCAAAAAACAACTCAGGGAGATTTTAATATGTCCATAAAACCTGTTTATGTTCCAGTCACTTTAATACGCGACGGTAAAGTTTTATGGGATGAACTAAATGATTTAGGTTTTAATGAGTCTTGGTTAAAAACACAACTCAAATCTCAAGGTATTTCTGATTATAAAGATGTTTTTTTAGCCGAATGGCAAGAAGATGATGGTTTATTTGTACAAACTTATTAA
- a CDS encoding YdbC family protein, which yields MLIKWIQCQVKENSRDAFSKGQQEWKPLTNVEGFIAQFGGWNITNPNEACILALWKNEETYKSFMKNHHDSIYEQTKQQGTYDHIKVQLFQSKHVINEHIPTNTPFLFVTEMVVQNDLSSLPDWYIVGYQKQQVARYLIVELEDRKKLTHLKEVLSFETKQIRLEPTWYLMDKKQ from the coding sequence ATGCTAATCAAATGGATTCAATGTCAAGTGAAAGAGAACAGTCGCGATGCATTTTCAAAGGGACAACAAGAATGGAAACCACTTACAAACGTTGAAGGGTTTATTGCACAATTCGGTGGCTGGAACATCACCAATCCGAACGAAGCGTGTATTTTAGCGTTATGGAAAAATGAAGAAACGTATAAATCATTCATGAAGAATCACCACGACTCAATATATGAACAAACAAAACAACAAGGAACGTATGACCACATTAAGGTGCAGTTATTCCAAAGTAAACATGTGATCAACGAACACATTCCAACGAACACTCCTTTTTTATTCGTTACTGAAATGGTCGTACAAAACGACCTATCGTCATTACCAGATTGGTACATTGTGGGGTATCAAAAACAACAGGTGGCTCGTTACCTAATAGTAGAATTGGAAGACAGAAAGAAGCTTACTCATTTAAAAGAAGTTTTATCGTTCGAAACAAAACAAATACGACTTGAACCTACATGGTATCTTATGGATAAAAAGCAATAA
- a CDS encoding globin-coupled sensor protein gives MAKKLLQRFLQREQIEQSSTQQHNEAPIVKVPRKELQKQIEMIQLTEKDLEMAKKLAPWIHQSIDTITTKFYEAIGKEPSLMELINKHSSVEALKKTLKIHIQQMFSKNIDEEYIQRRLAIAHKHVEIGLHTKWYIASFHTLNETLLQIAQEHAESTNEFVQMAKTINKLINFEQQLVLEAFEDQIEAIRVKEMEEKRKVQEQVKAAVEELTALSQETAASISHLNDFSSKVLNYAKEGTHISLTTSEQSKLGKEKLLEQNKNMSDMLTYMKEITEYMNELNETSKQIRDVVGIVEEIANRTNLLSLNSSIEAARAGEQGRGFAVVAGEVRKLSEETKHSVSNVNDLIGSTNSQIESVSTSVTEIAQMVQNVSEKTKELEHSFEEIFTSMQSQQKQMALIEEQLNLFKERMDEIDTVSNHISKLTDHLNQIAQQLN, from the coding sequence ATGGCAAAAAAATTATTACAACGCTTTCTTCAGCGAGAGCAAATAGAACAATCTTCGACTCAACAGCATAATGAGGCCCCAATTGTAAAAGTTCCTCGAAAAGAATTGCAAAAACAAATTGAAATGATTCAACTAACTGAAAAAGATTTAGAGATGGCTAAAAAATTAGCTCCATGGATTCATCAATCAATTGATACCATTACGACAAAGTTTTATGAGGCCATTGGAAAAGAACCATCACTCATGGAACTAATAAATAAACATAGTAGTGTGGAAGCACTAAAAAAAACATTAAAAATACATATTCAACAAATGTTTTCTAAGAACATTGACGAAGAATACATTCAAAGAAGACTGGCTATTGCCCATAAGCATGTAGAAATTGGATTACATACGAAATGGTATATTGCTTCGTTCCATACATTGAACGAAACGTTATTGCAAATAGCACAAGAGCATGCAGAAAGTACAAACGAATTTGTCCAAATGGCAAAGACTATTAATAAATTAATTAACTTCGAACAACAGCTGGTGCTAGAAGCGTTCGAAGACCAGATTGAGGCTATTCGTGTGAAAGAAATGGAAGAAAAGCGAAAAGTTCAGGAACAAGTAAAGGCGGCAGTGGAGGAATTAACAGCTCTTTCTCAAGAGACAGCTGCATCTATTTCACATTTAAACGATTTTTCTAGTAAAGTATTAAATTATGCCAAAGAGGGAACTCACATCTCTTTAACAACGAGTGAACAGTCTAAGCTTGGAAAAGAAAAATTACTCGAGCAAAATAAAAATATGTCCGACATGTTGACATACATGAAAGAAATCACCGAATACATGAATGAGTTAAATGAAACATCCAAACAAATTCGAGACGTGGTAGGGATTGTTGAAGAAATTGCCAACCGAACGAATCTTTTATCGTTAAACTCATCTATTGAAGCAGCACGTGCGGGCGAACAGGGACGTGGATTTGCGGTTGTGGCAGGTGAAGTACGGAAACTTTCTGAAGAAACAAAGCATTCTGTTTCCAATGTCAACGACCTCATCGGAAGTACAAATTCCCAAATTGAAAGCGTATCTACATCTGTTACCGAAATTGCGCAAATGGTCCAAAACGTATCAGAAAAAACAAAAGAACTAGAACATAGTTTTGAGGAAATTTTTACGTCCATGCAATCCCAACAAAAACAAATGGCACTCATTGAAGAGCAACTCAATTTATTTAAAGAGAGAATGGACGAAATTGATACGGTTTCTAATCATATTTCTAAATTAACAGACCATCTCAACCAAATTGCCCAACAACTAAATTAA
- a CDS encoding YkgJ family cysteine cluster protein: MSKFKSFEEMKQICEEINASHIPDGSRFDEAIDDILSDEESTADEVVANAYRHLLQTVDAEIETIEGKMKLSPTCRKGCAHCCYFPIIVTRLEAKLIWETMKQTMGEEAARQKITTYVENYKDKLSEITSLDFRTDADFKYKYISAQIPCPLLDTETNTCVAYDVRPIPCRTYLNYANPQVCADDLVPKEPFSYEFLYRYYMDGLHEVIEALLYGGEEVSFNYPFDLMEYDYLPNFLQEELKNEQPEP; the protein is encoded by the coding sequence ATGAGCAAATTTAAATCGTTTGAAGAAATGAAACAAATATGTGAAGAGATCAATGCTTCGCACATTCCGGATGGTTCACGATTTGACGAAGCCATTGACGATATATTGTCCGATGAGGAGTCAACAGCGGATGAAGTGGTAGCTAATGCATACCGTCATTTGCTTCAAACCGTCGATGCAGAAATCGAAACAATTGAAGGAAAAATGAAGTTGTCGCCTACGTGCCGAAAAGGGTGCGCGCATTGCTGTTACTTCCCGATTATCGTCACTCGTCTTGAGGCGAAACTCATTTGGGAGACGATGAAACAAACGATGGGAGAAGAAGCGGCGCGTCAAAAAATAACAACTTATGTAGAAAACTATAAAGATAAACTTTCGGAAATTACGTCACTCGATTTTCGAACGGACGCTGATTTTAAGTATAAATACATTTCTGCTCAAATCCCGTGTCCGTTGTTAGATACGGAAACGAATACATGTGTGGCGTATGACGTGCGTCCCATTCCGTGTCGGACGTACTTAAATTATGCCAATCCACAAGTGTGTGCAGATGATCTTGTTCCGAAAGAGCCGTTTAGTTATGAATTTTTATATCGCTACTACATGGACGGCTTACACGAGGTCATTGAAGCACTGTTATACGGCGGAGAAGAAGTGTCGTTCAATTATCCATTTGATTTAATGGAATACGATTATTTACCGAACTTTTTACAAGAAGAACTAAAAAATGAACAGCCCGAACCGTAA
- a CDS encoding MFS transporter — MNIRNWDRNLKVRLFGEFMMNVTFWMFFPFLTIYFTEAFGKTTAGLLLIMSQLLGVFANLMGGHFADRFGRKRMMVLSSFANGIVFFIFAMVNSTWLESALLSYLCFALLGVFGSFYWPASQAMVADVVDEKHRSEVFAVFYTSINIAVVFGPILGGIFYVHYRFELLLFAMAMSFVLSFLLYKWTRETAPKRTMDKEERQTWVGVLTRQFSDYRVIFTDKTFLLFILAGVLVAQTFMQLDLLIPVYTKDTLEQATLFSINGWSFTLMKEQVFGFLLSENGLLVALFTVVMTKWMSKYKEKNVFISSALVYAVAIWLFGQLSTMWGFIFAMALFTFGELMTAGIQQNFISKLAPEHMRGQYFAAASLRFTFGRTIAPLSIPVSLWLGYEGTFLLLALLSVLSAVLYYVMFQRFEKRQSQPVPSNINL; from the coding sequence ATGAACATACGAAATTGGGATCGAAACTTAAAGGTGCGATTGTTTGGGGAATTTATGATGAACGTCACGTTTTGGATGTTCTTTCCCTTTTTAACGATTTATTTTACCGAAGCGTTTGGAAAAACAACCGCTGGACTTTTACTTATTATGTCTCAGCTTCTTGGCGTGTTTGCTAACTTAATGGGCGGTCATTTTGCGGACCGATTTGGCCGAAAGCGGATGATGGTTTTATCCTCTTTTGCGAATGGTATTGTCTTTTTCATTTTTGCTATGGTCAACTCGACTTGGCTCGAGTCGGCGCTCCTATCGTATCTCTGTTTTGCTTTATTAGGGGTGTTCGGGTCGTTTTACTGGCCAGCGAGCCAAGCGATGGTCGCCGATGTCGTAGATGAAAAGCATCGTAGCGAAGTGTTTGCGGTATTTTATACGTCCATCAATATCGCTGTTGTCTTCGGGCCGATTTTAGGTGGCATTTTTTACGTCCATTACCGCTTTGAGCTTCTTTTATTTGCCATGGCAATGAGTTTCGTTCTTTCCTTTTTACTGTACAAATGGACGCGGGAAACCGCTCCAAAACGCACGATGGACAAAGAGGAACGACAAACATGGGTAGGAGTTTTGACTCGACAGTTTTCCGATTATCGGGTCATTTTTACCGACAAAACATTTTTACTGTTTATTCTCGCTGGCGTACTCGTCGCGCAAACGTTTATGCAATTGGACTTATTAATTCCGGTTTATACTAAAGACACATTAGAGCAAGCAACGTTATTTTCCATAAACGGCTGGAGCTTCACGCTAATGAAAGAACAAGTTTTTGGGTTCCTTTTATCTGAAAACGGCTTGTTAGTCGCGTTGTTTACGGTTGTGATGACGAAATGGATGTCTAAATATAAAGAGAAAAACGTATTTATTTCCTCGGCTCTTGTCTATGCAGTAGCGATCTGGTTGTTTGGCCAGTTATCGACCATGTGGGGATTCATTTTTGCGATGGCTCTCTTTACGTTCGGTGAGTTAATGACAGCTGGGATTCAACAAAACTTTATTTCCAAATTGGCACCGGAGCATATGCGCGGTCAATATTTTGCCGCTGCGAGCTTGCGGTTTACGTTCGGGCGGACCATTGCTCCCCTTTCTATTCCGGTTTCGCTTTGGCTTGGATATGAGGGAACGTTTCTATTGTTAGCGTTATTGTCCGTTCTGAGCGCGGTTTTATATTACGTCATGTTCCAACGATTTGAAAAGAGACAAAGTCAACCAGTTCCATCCAATATCAATTTATGA
- a CDS encoding aminopeptidase yields the protein MSNFQEKLHKYAELAVKVGVNIQKGQTLVINASIDAAEFVRLIVNYAYQAGAKNVIVNWNDDIVTRTKYELAPDEAFHEFPKWRAKEMEELAEQGAAFMSVLSSSPDLLKGVNPERIANAQKAAGQALAKYRQYIQSDKVSWTVIAAASKEWAEKVFPDVRSEDPVEKLWDAIFKATRIDQDNPVVAWKEHDQKLHQIVDYLNNKRYKKLHYKAPGTDLTIELPETHIWVGAGSVNKDGVEFMANMPTEEVFTVPLKTGVNGYVSSTKPLSYGGNIIDNFTLTFENGRIVDVKAEQGEDILKRLVETDEGSHYLGEIALVPHSSPISQTNVLFYNTLFDENASNHLAIGNAYAFCIEGGKEMSKEELEHAGLNSSITHVDFMIGSAEMDIDGILADGTTEPIFRNGEWAFDIAK from the coding sequence ATGTCGAATTTCCAGGAAAAGCTACATAAATATGCGGAACTAGCTGTCAAAGTAGGCGTGAATATTCAAAAAGGCCAAACACTTGTTATTAATGCATCCATTGATGCAGCTGAGTTTGTCCGTCTCATTGTCAACTATGCATACCAAGCTGGAGCAAAAAACGTCATTGTGAACTGGAACGATGACATAGTTACACGTACGAAATACGAACTGGCTCCAGATGAAGCGTTTCATGAATTTCCAAAATGGCGTGCAAAAGAAATGGAAGAGCTCGCGGAACAAGGAGCTGCGTTCATGTCCGTTCTTTCCTCAAGCCCTGATTTATTAAAAGGCGTCAATCCGGAACGTATCGCAAATGCTCAAAAAGCGGCTGGTCAAGCGCTGGCAAAATATCGTCAATACATTCAAAGCGACAAAGTAAGCTGGACGGTCATCGCAGCTGCTTCTAAAGAGTGGGCGGAAAAAGTATTCCCAGACGTCCGCAGCGAAGATCCAGTCGAAAAATTATGGGATGCCATCTTCAAAGCAACACGCATCGACCAAGACAATCCGGTAGTAGCATGGAAAGAACACGATCAAAAACTTCACCAAATCGTGGATTATTTAAACAACAAGCGATACAAAAAACTTCATTATAAAGCCCCTGGTACCGATTTAACGATTGAATTGCCAGAAACTCACATTTGGGTTGGGGCAGGTAGCGTGAACAAAGACGGGGTTGAGTTTATGGCCAACATGCCGACAGAAGAAGTCTTTACCGTCCCATTAAAAACGGGTGTAAACGGATACGTATCAAGCACCAAACCATTAAGCTACGGTGGAAACATTATTGATAATTTCACGCTCACGTTTGAAAACGGTCGAATCGTTGATGTAAAGGCGGAGCAAGGTGAAGATATTTTAAAACGGTTAGTGGAAACGGACGAAGGCTCACACTATTTAGGTGAAATTGCTCTCGTTCCACATTCTTCACCCATTTCGCAAACGAACGTCTTATTCTATAACACGCTATTTGACGAAAATGCGTCCAACCATTTAGCGATCGGAAATGCGTACGCCTTTTGCATCGAAGGCGGAAAAGAAATGTCCAAAGAAGAGCTTGAACATGCTGGCTTAAATTCAAGTATTACGCATGTGGACTTTATGATTGGTTCGGCTGAAATGGACATCGATGGCATTTTAGCTGACGGAACTACAGAGCCAATATTCCGTAACGGCGAATGGGCGTTTGATATAGCAAAATAA
- a CDS encoding Rrf2 family transcriptional regulator produces the protein MRLTNYTDYSLRVLIYLATKPNEELSNIKEIADVYGISKNHLMKVIYDLGRLGYIETIRGRNGGIRLNKRPEDINIGEVILQTEEDFHLVECFHPEKNSCVISPVCSLKHALNKALDAYISVLKEYTLADFIRNPDAYRELFEK, from the coding sequence ATGAGACTAACCAACTATACCGATTACTCCTTGCGCGTTCTTATTTATTTAGCAACAAAACCGAATGAAGAATTATCCAATATTAAAGAAATCGCAGACGTATACGGAATTTCAAAAAACCATCTGATGAAAGTCATCTACGATTTAGGACGGTTAGGATATATTGAAACGATTCGAGGTCGAAATGGAGGGATTCGACTGAACAAACGTCCAGAAGACATTAATATTGGTGAAGTCATTTTACAAACAGAAGAAGATTTTCACCTCGTCGAATGCTTTCATCCAGAAAAAAATAGTTGTGTCATCTCACCGGTTTGTTCATTAAAACATGCATTAAATAAGGCACTTGACGCTTATATTTCTGTTTTGAAAGAATATACCCTTGCAGACTTTATTCGAAATCCCGATGCGTACCGGGAATTGTTTGAGAAGTAA